The sequence CAACCGCACCACTATTATCACAGTAAAGCGTAATTGGTACTTGAATCGAAGGAACCACACCCAACTCTCTCAGGAAGTTACCGAGCCAAACTGCCTCTTTGGCTGCCTCAGAGGCTGCCACATATTCGGCTTCCATGGTGGAATCAGCAACACAAGTTTGCTTGATACTCCTCCAACTTATGGCTCCACCTCCAAGAGTAAACACATTACCTGAAGTAGACTTTCTAGAATCTCTGTCTGATTGGAAATCCGAATCAGTATACCCAATAGGTACCAGGTCATCCGATTGGTAGATCAACATGTAATCCCTAGTCCTTTTCAGGTACTTGATTATATGTTTAACCGCCGACCAATGCTCTTTCCCAGGATTAGACTGAAATCTGCTAACAACGCCAACAGCAAAGCAGATATCAGGCCTAGTGCATAACATAGCATACATTAGGCTCCCCACAGCTGATGCATAAGGGACCGCCTTCATCTTTTCTATCTCTTCATCAGTCTTAGGAGACTGATCTTTAGATAGAGAAATTCCATGTCTGAAAGGAAGGAATCCTTTCTTGGAATCATGCATGCTAAACCTGGAGAGTATTGTATCAATATAAAGACCTTGGGACAAGCCTAATATCCTTTTCTTGCGATCTCGCAAGAGTTTGATCCCAAGGATATGAGCCGcttctcccaaatctttcatatcaaaatgtGTGGACAACCACTGCTTAACTGAATTCAACATGCCCACATTATTTCCTATGAGCagtatgtcatctacatataAGATCAAAAATGCCACTTTGTTCCCATCCCACTTTTTGTATACACAAGATTCGTTAAGACACTGATCAAAACCAAAAGTTTTAATCGCCTTATCAAAACAAGTGTTCCATGCCCTAGATGCctgttttagtccataaatggaccTTTTAAGCTTACACAACATGTGCTCTTTGCCACTTTCCATAAAACCGTCTGGTTGCATCATATAGATGCACTCATCAAGACTTCCATTAAGGAAAgctgtcttgacatccatttgccaaatctcataatcataaTGAGCAGCAATGGATAAGAGAATCCTTATAGACTTAAGCATGGCTACCGGCGAGAAGGTTTcctcatagtcaatcccttctttCTGAGTAAACCCTTTCGCTACAAGCCTTGCTTTAAAAGTTTGTACTTTTCCGTctacacctctctttttcttatagatccATTTGCATCCAATGGGTTTAACCCCATCAGTTGGTTCTACAAGATCCCAAACCTGATTAGAGTACATAGACTCCATCTCTGATTTCATAGCAGCAACCCACTTATCGGCATCCTTATCATGTAGTGCTTGGTCGTAATTGACAGGTTCGGAGGTAGGCTCCTCAGGGATCCtatcatatgattctcccaagagCGTGTAACGAACTGGCTGTCTTATTTCTCTCCCACTACGACTACGCACTACATCAGTTGCAACTACATCACGTTGATTTTGTGGTTGAACCACAACATCATCAGGAACCTGAGTCTCCATGCTATCCACAGGGATATCAACGACTTCTTCCTGTTGTGCAGTCTGCTCAACATGACTCCCACTACTTTGTGGTAGTATGACTGTGGGCACTTGTTCTTGTGGTACATTAAGTCTATTGACATTTCTCCCACTACTAAAGTGCAATGGTATGTCAAAATCGACTTCCGGGATTTGGATATGGTCGTTTTGATTTTCAGATGACTGAGTTTCCATTCCTTTGCTGAGTTCCTGTAAAAcgagtttacttctaggaacatggttcatcaaatagTCCTCTTCTAGAAACTTAGCATTTGTGCTAACAATTACCTTTTTCTCTTTAGGACAATAGAATAAACCACCTTTCGTCCCTTTTGGATAACCTATAAACACGCATACATCCGTTCTTGCCTCCAATTTATCCGTTTTCCCCTTTAGCACATGTGCCGGACAACCCCAAACTCGAATATGCCGCAGACTAGGCTTGCGCCCAGTCCACAATTCTGTAGGGGTCAAGGGTACTGACTTTGAAGGAACTAAGTTCAGAACATAATTCGCCGTTTCTAAGGCATGTCCCCAAAAAGACGAAGGCAAATCGGAATAACTCATCATTGATCTAACCATTTCCATAAGAgtcctatttcttctttcagctacaccattttgttgtggagttccaGGTGCAGATAATTGAGATGTAATTCCACATTCTGATAAATAACCAATAAAGTCTGTAGAGAGGTACTCCCCACCACGATCAGATCGTAGTGTCTTGATATGTTTATTATGTCGCTTTTCAGTCTCAGTCTTGaattctttgaacttttcaaaacatTCAGACTTTCGacgcaacaaataaatatatccatattttgagtaatcatctgtgaaagtcacaaaatactcaaaaccacctcttgcttggacattcattggaccacacaaatcagaatgaattaattctaatttatcaCTTGCCCGATTTCCTTTTGAGGGGAAATTTCGTTTTGTCATTTTCCCTTCtaaacaagattcacaagttggtagtgcctccACTTTCAATGAACTTAAAGGTCCATCCTTGACCAACCTGGAAATTCTGTTCagatttatatgacccaaacgcAAGTGCCATAAATATGTTTCACTCAATTCAGAAGAACGTTTTCTCTTGCTTGGTAAATCAACATTATTCAGTTCTTTAGGTGGTAACGGTTTAGGAATAGAGTCAATAACAAAAAGACCATTAATCAATGTAGCCGAAGAGAGATAACGCTTATTATGAGTAATAACACATTTATCAACGTCATGACAATTAAAATCATAACCATCTCTCATAGCGCTAGAAAccgaaattaaattccttctaacgGAAGGTACATATAATGTGTCTTTTAAAGCTAAAACTCTACCACTATCAAacgaaatactaatatttcctaATGCTAAAGCTGGGGCTACTGAACCGTCTGCTTGATAAACATTGATTTCTCCTTTACTTAGCCGCCGCGTTACCTGAAACCCCTGCAAATAAGTGCAGATATGATTAGTGGCTCCCGAATCTACACACCATGACATGGTAGAAACAGCCGCTAAAAATGTTTCAACGACAAGTAGATGTAAATCACCTGGTTTATTTTTCAGCTTGGCCAGATAAGTTGGACACTGCTTCTTATGATGCCCGGGCTGCTTGCAGTGATAACACTTGCCCTTAGCCTTTTTCACACCAGCAGTCGCGCCACCAACAGAGGGTTTTTgagcctttttctttttctgcccgCCTCTCGGCTTAGAAGAAGAACCTGCCTCAAAATTCAATGCCACGGGAGGAGCTTGGGACTTGATAATAGTCTCTGCCGACTGCAGCTCATTCAACAATTTCGCAAGGGACAAATCCATTTTGTTCATGTTATAATTCAGGCGAAATTGCTGAAAACTGTCAGGCAAAGTCTGCAAGATCATTTCAACCTGCGTGTCCTTATCAATGTTAGCTCCAAGGACCTCCAGTTCATTCAGAAGACTCATCATCTTTTGAACATGGTCCCTGACCGATGAACCTTCAACCATTTTGGTATTCAGAAGGGCTTTCATGGCAGTCTGCTTAGCCGCACGATTCTGATCTCCGAACATTTCTTTGAGATTTTCCAGAATGTCATAAGCAGACTCCATCGACTGATGCTGATGTTGCAGAACATTCGACATGGATGCCAAAATGTAACACCGCGCCATCTCATCAGCCTTAATCCATTTCTGGTAAGCCTTCTGTTCATCATCTGTGGCATCATCTCCAGGTTTTTCTGGACACACCTCATCGAGCACAAATTTGTACTCTTCAGCAATTAGAACAATATCCAAATTTCGTTTCCAATCAACATAATTTGGGCCCTCAAGTTTGTTTTGGGTAAGAATGGCAGTAAGGGGATTAAAAGCAGTCATTGTTAATCTGGGAgacattaaatatttaaatagatcAAATCAGTTTgtataaaattcaaaacacattatatatatacaatctaTGCACCTTGAACAACAAATTTCGATGAGAAAGAAGCTATTCttgcaatatacatatataatgacAGATTTTCACTCCATAAACTTAAACATgtcatactcagatggagagtaaactgTTAATTTAAGCCAAGTGAATATCAACATTCAACATATATTAGTCCCATTGAACCAACAtgcatactcagatggagagtaaatacAAATAATCAATGACTAGTATAACATAGTgattattcataatatttttatcCGATATGGAAGAAGACCTTTGTCAACGTGTAAAAACATTATATCACTGATTTTTTAAGCCCGGGGACCAAGGGAATTGATCCCCACAATTTCTGGAattaaaaacaactaaaaaaaattcagaattttAGAAAAACAGCAAAAACACCATCTAAACGACCCCGAACGCCCAAAAAACGACTTCAGTCATGAATAAAATCCATGAGTATTGCTCACTGGGCCGTTTCGCATGGACCTGCcaagtttcaggtcaatcggagtccgtcaacTTTTTGACCTCCGATTTTCTGCCCTAATTCAGCAAAACGTGTTTTTCCGTTTTACATGATAAAATTCAATTTTCAGATTATTCTAACTCAACATCACCAATATTAAAAGGATAcatcaagttttcagaataatcaACACAACCCATAACAGATaatcacaccaaaaaaaaaaaacagtgcaGATTTTCAGAAAAACAAACTTTGCATGTAATTCAAAACTTGCATATAGAACATGATATTAATCCTTATGGTTTAtcctaattatttaattagacgtgagtaagctctgataccaattgatggaaTATATACCACAGCGGAAGCAATAACAGAATCTTATTCACATGTAATCTAAACAACTAGTACGCATGGAGattttaggattacctcttgaagcgtaaacacaacaaatctaggtcgttctccagttcctcagttgaaaacacactagcagctttccacagtcttctactgtgttacccaaacaataaccgaaaaaaagagaattttgggtgggcaaaattctagtagaaACCGCAGTCAGAATCATCAAAAAAACGTCCAGcccttatatccatatatatagctgcgttttttaggtcaaaaccgttttcaaaacctgttaggtttccttctcccactaagggacggtttccacgttttctttcccactaagtaacagtttccactattttctattatttaggcacagtagggaccacagaatttaattaacaaggcttcctattatgatattaatttcgaaattctgaaactaatttccatcataataaattacgaattattccactaaaaattcgtaattgcactccttagttcaatttcgaaattcttccataaaaccttatttaactccccatgttaagattcagatactaatcaatcaaattaaattactgactatttaatttattgattacttcctttagacttacacttaacttatttcatgtgtcggatacaaaatccaccggccgggtttacacatgaaaacttataagctttcataaaggagtatcatcaatctcaaaattgagacatggattccatcaactaattattacttcgccaatgtatatcattgttatccaatttatcaggcttattgactcgcgaaagaatctcgccttttaataaatcaaaacaacaagtgacatacacagctaataataattatatcaggattaagagtataagtacattaaatggactagagaaattattttataaagtcagtataaaatactcatctctacttgatccgttcaatacatacaaaatgtactagcacaagaagttggaattaaaccattcccataatcaagataaattatatttaatcttgtgctacaatcattccgatgatttgtccaattccatcattagattgtgaacattaacttttatgtcttacaagaaccgatgatttaatcttccgtgtataagctaaactctatacactaaatcatctactatgtaagcaatggacgcacaaaccaacacatgatctatttaaaatgaaactttattgaatttaaacaagtaaataaataattgttcataaagaatactataacaatacgcatggcttatagtatattctaacaatctcccacttagactaatAACCATGCGTCTACAATTTTGACACCCATTCCTTCTACATGCTTATCAAAAGTCTTCTGTGGTAAGCTCTTAGTAAACGGATCTGCCAAGTTGTTCTCTGACGCAATCTTGGTGACCACTACATCCCCTCTCTGCACtatatcacgaattaaatgatatttACGCTCAATGTGCTTTGCCCTCTTATGGCTTCGTGGCTCCTTTGAATTTGCAACCGCACCACTATTATCACAGTAAAGCGTAATTGGTACTTGAATCGAAGGAACCACACCCAACTCTCTCAGGAAGTTACCGAGCCAAACTGCCTCTTTGGCTGCCTCAGAGGCTGCCACATATTCGGCTTCCATGGTGGAATCAGCAACACAAGTTTGCTTGATACTCCTCCAACTTATGGCTCCACCTCCAAGAGTAAACACATTACCTGAAGTAGACTTTCTAGAATCTCTGTCTGATTGGAAATCCGAATCAGTATACCCAATAGGTACCAGGTCATCCGATTGGTAGATCAACATGTAATCCCTAGTCCTTTTCAGGTACTTGATTATATGTTTAACCGCCGACCAATGCTCTTTCCCAGGATTAGACTGAAATCTGCTAACAACGCCAACAGCAAAGCAGATATCAGGCCTAGTGCATAACATAGCATACATTAGGCTCCCCACAGCTGATGCATAAGGGACCGCCTTCATCTTTTCTATCTCTTCATCAGTCTTAGGAGACTGATCTTTAGATAGAGAAATTCCATGTCTGAAAGGAAGGAATCCTTTCTTGGAATCATGCATGCTAAACCTGGAGAGTATTGTATCAATATAAAGACCTTGGGACAAGCCTAATATCCTTTTCTTGCGATCTCGCAAGAGTTTGATCCCAAGGATATGAGCCGcttctcccaaatctttcatatcaaaatgtGTGGACAACCACTGCTTAACTGAATTCAACATGCCCACATTATTTCCTATGAGCagtatgtcatctacatataAGATCAAAAATGCCACTTTGTTCCCATCCCACTTTTTGTATACACAAGATTCGTTAAGACACTGATCAAAACCAAAAGTTTTAATCGCCTTATCAAAACAAGTGTTCCATGCCCTAGATGCctgttttagtccataaatggaccTTTTAAGCTTACACAACATGTGCTCTTTGCCACTTTCCATAAAACCGTCTGGTTGCATCATATAGATGCACTCATCAAGACTTCCATTAAGGAAAgctgtcttgacatccatttgccaaatctcataatcataaTGAGCAGCAATGGATAAGAGAATCCTTATAGACTTAAGCATGGCTACCGGCGAGAAGGTTTcctcatagtcaatcccttctttCTGAGTAAACCCTTTCGCTACAAGCCTTGCTTTAAAAGTTTGTACTTTTCCGTctacacctctctttttcttatagatccATTTGCATCCAATGGGTTTAACCCCATCAGTTGGTTCTACAAGATCCCAAACCTGATTAGAGTACATAGACTCCATCTCTGATTTCATAGCAGCAACCCACTTATCGGCATCCTTATCATGTAGTGCTTGGTCGTAATTGACAGGTTCGGAGGTAGGCTCCTCAGGGATCCtatcatatgattctcccaagagCGTGTAACGAACTGGCTGTCTTATTTCTCTCCCACTACGACTACGCACTACATCAGTTGCAACTACATCACGTTGATTTTGTGGTTGAACCACAACATCATCAGGAACCTGAGTCTCCATGCTATCCACAGGGATATCAACGACTTCTTCCTGTTGTGCAGTCTGCTCAACATGACTCCCACTACTTTGTGGTAGTATGACTGTGGGCACTTGTTCTTGTGGTACATTAAGTCTATTGACATTTCTCCCACTACTAAAGTGCAATGGTATGTCAAAATCGACTTCCGGGATTTGGATATGGTCGTTTTGATTTTCAGATGACTGAGTTTCCATTCCTTTGCTGAGTTCCTGTAAAAcgagtttacttctaggaacatggttcatcaaatagTCCTCTTCTAGAAACTTAGCATTTGTGCTAACAATTACCTTTTTCTCTTTAGGACAATAGAATAAACCACCTTTCGTCCCTTTTGGATAACCTATAAACACGCATACATCCGTTCTTGCCTCCAATTTATCCGTTTTCCCCTTTAGCACATGTGCCGGACAACCCCAAACTCGAATATGCCGCAGACTAGGCTTGCGCCCAGTCCACAATTCTGTAGGGGTCAAGGGTACTGACTTTGAAGGAACTAAGTTCAGAACATAATTCGCCGTTTCTAAGGCATGTCCCCAAAAAGACGAAGGCAAATCGGAATAACTCATCATTGATCTAACCATTTCCATAAGAgtcctatttcttctttcagctacaccattttgttgtggagttccaGGTGCAGATAATTGAGATGTAATTCCACATTCTGATAAATAACCAATAAAGTCTGTAGAGAGGTACTCCCCACCACGATCAGATCGTAGTGTCTTGATATGTTTATTATGTCGCTTTTCAGTCTCAGTCTTGaattctttgaacttttcaaaacatTCAGACTTTCGacgcaacaaataaatatatccatattttgagtaatcatctgtgaaagtcacaaaatactcaaaaccacctcttgcttggacattcattggaccacacaaatcagaatgaattaattctaatttatcaCTTGCCCGATTTCCTTTTGAGGGGAAATTTCGTTTTGTCATTTTCCCTTCtaaacaagattcacaagttggtagtgcctccACTTTCAATGAACTTAAAGGTCCATCCTTGACCAACCTGGAAATTCTGTTCagatttatatgacccaaacgcAAGTGCCATAAATATGTTTCACTCAATTCAGAAGAACGTTTTCTCTTGCTTGGTAAATCAACATTATTCAGTTCTTTAGGTGGTAACGGTTTAGGAATAGAGTCAATAACAAAAAGACCATTAATCAATGTAGCCGAAGAGAGATAACGCTTATTATGAGTAATAACACATTTATCAACGTCATGACAATTAAAATCATAACCATCTCTCATAGCGCTAGAAAccgaaattaaattccttctaacgGAAGGTACATATAATGTGTCTTTTAAAGCTAAAACTCTACCACTATCAAacgaaatactaatatttcctaATGCTAAAGCTGGGGCTACTGAACCGTCTGCTTGATAAACATTGATTTCTCCTTTACTTAGCCGCCGCGTTACCTGAAACCCCTGCAAATAAGTGCAGATATGATTAGTGGCTCCCGAATCTACACACCATGACATGGTAGAAACAGCCGCTAAAAATGTTTCAACGACAAGTAGATGTAAATCACCTGGTTTATTTTTCAGCTTGGCCAGATAAGTTGGACACTGCTTCTTATGATGCCCGGGCTGCTTGCAGTGATAACACTTGCCCTTAGCCTTTTTCACACCAGCAGTCGCGCCACCAACAGAGGGTTTTTgagcctttttctttttctgcccgCCTCTCGGCTTAGAAGAAGAACCTGCCTCAAAATTCAATGCCACGGGAGGAGCTTGGGACTTGATAATAGTCTCTGCCGACTGCAGCTCATTCAACAATTTCGCAAGGGACAAATCCATTTTGTTCATGTTATAATTCAGGCGAAATTGCTGAAAACTGTCAGGCAAAGTCTGCAAGATCATTTCAACCTGCGTGTCCTTATCAATGTTAGCTCCAAGGACCTCCAGTTCATTCAGAAGACTCATCATCTTTTGAACATGGTCCCTGACCGATGAACCTTCAACCATTTTGGTATTCAGAAGGGCTTTCATGGCAGTCTGCTTAGCCGCACGATTCTGATCTCCGAACATTTCTTTGAGATTTTCCAGAATGTCATAAGCAGACTCCATCGACTGATGCTGATGTTGCAGAACATTCGACATGGATGCCAAAATGTAACACCGCGCCATCTCATCAGCCTTAATCCATTTCTGGTAAGCCTTCTGTTCATCATCTGTGGCATCATCTCCAGGTTTTTCTGGACACACCTCATCGAGCACAAATTTGTACTCTTCAGCAATTAGAACAATATCCAAATTTCGTTTCCAATCAACATAATTTGGGCCCTCAAGTTTGTTTTGGGTAAGAATGGCAGTAAGGGGATTAAAAGCAGTCATTGTTAATCTGGGAgacattaaatatttaaatagatcAAATCAGTTTgtataaaattcaaaacacattatatatatacaatctaTGCACCTTGAACAACAAATTTCGATGAGAAAGAAGCTATTCttgcaatatacatatataatgacAGATTTTCACTCCATAAACTTAAACATgtcatactcagatggagagtaaactgTTAATTTAAGCCAAGTGAATATCAACATTCAACATATATTAGTCCCATTGAACCAACAtgcatactcagatggagagtaaatacAAATAATCAATGACTAGTATAACATAGTgattattcataatatttttatcCGATATGGAAGAAGACCTTTGTCAACGTGTAAAAACATTATATCACTGATTTTTTAAGCCCGGGGACCAAGGGAATTGATCCCCACAATTTCTGGAattaaaaacaactaaaaaaaattcagaattttAGAAAAACAGCAAAAACACCATCTAAACGACCCCGAACGCCCAAAAAACGACTTCAGTCATGAATAAAATCCATGAGTATTGCTCACTGGGCCGTTTCGCATGGACCTGCcaagtttcaggtcaatcggagtccgtcaacTTTTTGACCTCCGATTTTCTGCCCTAATTCAGCAAAACGTGTTTTTCCGTTTTACATGATAAAATTCAATTTTCAGATTATTCTAACTCAACATCACCAATATTAAAAGGATAcatcaagttttcagaataatcaACACAACCCATAACAGATaatcacaccaaaaaaaaaaaacagtgcaGATTTTCAGAAAAACAAACTTTGCATGTAATTCAAAACTTGCATATAGAACATGATATTAATCCTTATGGTTTAtcctaattatttaattagacgtgagtaagctctgataccaattgatggaaTATATACCACAGCGGAAGCAATAACAGAATCTTATTCACATGTAATCTAAACAACTAGTACGCATGGAGattttaggattacctcttgaagcgtaaacacaacaaatctaggtcgttctccagttcctcagttgaaaacacactagcagctttccacagtcttctactgtgttacccaaacaataaccgaaaaaaagagaattttgggtgggcaaaattctagtagaaACCGCAGTCAGAATCATCAAAAAAACGTCCAGcccttatatccatatatatagctgcgttttttaggtcaaaaccgttttcaaaacctgttaggtttccttctcccactaagggacggtttccacgttttctttcccactaagtaacagtttccactattttctattatttaggcacagtagggaccacagaat is a genomic window of Nicotiana tabacum cultivar K326 chromosome 16, ASM71507v2, whole genome shotgun sequence containing:
- the LOC142170205 gene encoding uncharacterized protein LOC142170205, which encodes MTAFNPLTAILTQNKLEGPNYVDWKRNLDIVLIAEEYKFVLDEVCPEKPGDDATDDEQKAYQKWIKADEMARCYILASMSNVLQHQHQSMESAYDILENLKEMFGDQNRAAKQTAMKALLNTKMVEG